The DNA segment CTCGCTGTCGACGTCGCCGCTAGTTCTGGCCTCCTGGCAGCAGCAGCAGCAGCAGTACCCTTCCTCCGCGCTCGCCGTCGACGTCGAGGCGGCGAGTCCCGTCGCACCGAGGGCGGTCATGAACGACCGCCGCGTCCAGTTGGCGTTCGGTTCCGCTTCGTCCGTTGTGTGTCCGTTGGTCATGTTTCCGCAACTGGCAAAAATAGAACTAATTATATAAGTCTAGGATTACATTTTAGTTCTCGGATTCGGTTACTGGCCGGTAAGCGGCGCGAGCTCATCAGAGGACCGCACGAAGCAGCACGTAGCCGATCGCCCCGAGGACGAACAGGACGACGGGGACGAGGAACGCACCCAGTAGGCCGACCGCCGACTCGACGAGCATGTATCTCCCTTCTGTAGCCACCATCCTAACGGTACGGATCCCGCCGAACCGACGACGGAGTGATACAGTGATATGGACCCGGTTCGAACGGAACGACATGTACAAGACGGGTCACATCGGCGCGGCGTTGCTGGTGTACTCGCCGGTCGGCCTCCTGTTGCTGCTCATGGGGCTGGACGAACTCGCGGTGCTGGGCGGCGTCGGCATGGTCGTGCTCGCGACGCTGCCCGACTGCGACCACCGGCTACCGCTCGTCTCGCATCGCGGCCCCACTCACTCGCTGACGTTCGCGGTGGCGCTCGGAGCGGCGCTCGGCGCGCTCGGGTTCGCCCTGGGCGGGTACGTGGTGGCCGTTTCCGCAGTCGCGATGGGTGCGTTCGCCTCCCTGATCGGCGTGCTCGCGGTGCTCTCGCATCTCGCCGCCGACTCGATCACGCCGATGGGGATCCGTCCGTTCTGGCCGTTCTCGCGGTGGCACTACTCGGCGAACGTCGTCCCCGCGAAGAGTCCGGTCGCGAACTATCTGCTGCTCGCGGTCGGTATCGTCTCGGTCACGGCGGCGCTGCTCCTCGCCGTCGAACTCGTCTAGAGCAGCCGGCCGATCTCGGCGATCGACTCCAGTACGTGGTCCGGCGTGATACCCGTGGCGTCGAGCGTCCGCTCGTCGGTGACGCCCGTGCGGACGAGCGCGGTCGTCATCCCGGCGCGTTCGCCCATGACGATGTCGGTGTCGAGGCGGTCACCGACGACGAGACACTCGGCGGCGTCGACCCCGAGCGTACGTTCGAGCGCCTCGACCGCCGTCGGCGCGGGCTTGCCCATGATGGCGTCGGGTTCGCGGCCAGTCACGCCCGAGACGGCGTTGATGATCGCGCCAGACCCCGGGACCTCCCGGTCCTCGGTGGGGATCGTCCGGTCGGGGTCGGTGCCGACGAACCGAACCCCGGGATCCGAGAGCGCCCACAGCGCGTTGGTCAGTTCGTCGTAGTCGAACCCGCGGTCGATCGAGGCCACGAGCACGTCCGCCCGGTCGTGATCGTCGGTCAACTCGAGTCCGGCCTCGCGGAGCTGCTCGCGCAGTCCGGTCTCGCCGATGACGTAGAGGGCGTCGTCCCCGCGTTCGCGTGCGAGGTGTTCGGCGGTGACCGTTCCGGCGGTGATCAGCTCCTTCGCGTCGAGCGAGAAGCCGTGGGAGGCCAGCCGATCGCGGTAGGCCTCGCGGGTGCGGATCGGGTTGTTCGAGACGAACGCGATCGCGAGCCCGGCCGATCGAAGCCGCTCGACCGCCTCGATCGCGCCGGGGATCGGTTCGCTGCCGCGGATCAACGTGCCGTCGACGTCGAGCACCACGCCCGAAAAGCCGCTCATAGGCCCGTGTCTCGGTGCGAGGAGTTATAGTGTGGGTTCGGAGCCCGAGGTGCGACTCGGATCCCCACGTGGTCGGCGACCGCGGCTCACTCGGCCGCCGGTCGCTCGTTCCAGGGGGCGTCGTCGGGATCGATCAGTCGTTCGCGCTCGTCGATCGCGTCGATCTTCTCGATCTCGCCCTCCGAGAGCTGATCGGCCAGCTCGAGCGCGCGGTAGTTCTCCGCTACGTGGTCGCCGCTGGCCTTCGGGATCGGGTGGACGCCCTTCCGGATCAGCCACGCGAGCGCGACCTGGGCGGCCGTCGCGCCGTGGTTGCCCGCGACGTCGTTGATCGCCGGAACGTCCCCGACGTCGCCCCGAGCGATCGGCGAGTAGGCGACGAGGTGGTGGCCCGCCTCCTCCGCGTACGCCCGGAGCTCCTCCTGGGCCAACAGTGGGTGGCACTCGACCTGGTGGGCGAAGATCGGCGTCCGGAGGATCTCGCTGGCCTCCTCCAGCTGGTCGACCCGGAAGTTGCTCAGTCCGACGTGTTCGACGGTGCCGTTCTCCACGAGGTCATCGAGCGCCTCGAGGGTCTCCTCGGGATCGTAGGTGTTCGTCGGCCAGTGGACGTAGAGCAGATCCAGCGTCTCGACGCCGAGCTTCTCGCAGCTCTCCTCGACGGAGCCGAGCACGTCCTCGTAGGCGAGGTTCTCCGTACCGACCTTCGTCGCGAGGAACACGTCGTCGCGGGGAACGTCGCTCTCCGCGATCGCGTCGCCGACGTACGCCTCGTTGTCGTAGACCTGCGCCGTGTCCACGTGTCGATAGCCGACGTCGAGCGCCCGCGTGACGTTCTCGACGCAGTCCTCGGGATCGTCGAGCTTGTACGTGCCGAACCCGATCTCGGGAAATGATCGCGACATGTCCCCGTCTGAGAGACCCACCGACAAATCGACTCCGGTATCGGTCATCGGCCGGCCGTCGTCCAGTCGACGATCGTTCGCTGACCGCTCGGCCGACCGAAGGGGTATTGATCTCGGATGATCAATAGTGTACATGGATGATCGCATCATTGACACCGAACTCGCGGACGAACTGATCAGCGTCTGTCGCACCGTCGTCGGCGACGAACTCCGGAGCATCACTTACTTCGACGAGGAGCGCGTCGAACAGCTCTACCGGCGGTCGGACCTCGACCGCACGGCCGACCTCGTCGGCTTCGCCGAACAGGAACGGGCAGGATTCAGATCTCAGTCGGCCTACCGGAACACCCAGTTGGGGGAGTATCAGGCCACCGTCAGGATGTTCGAACGCGGCTTCCTCACCCGGGTCATCGAGGGCGAGCACGGCGTCTGGGTGACGACCGACGACATCTCGATCGATCGCTTCGAGGAGCTCTCGACCGCGCTCAAGTCCGTTCTCGGCGACGTGGTGGACTCGATCGAAGCGGCCTGAGAGGGGCCGCCCCACCGTCCCGCGACTAGCCGAGCCCTTTCGGTCCGTCGTTCTCCCGTCATCCGTCCGAGACCCGATCTCGATCGAGCGCGAGCGCGAGCGCGAACGAACGGCGCCTCGAGGCGAACGCCAGTGCGTGCCGTCGCCGGGTAAAGGTTCTTCCGCGAAGCGTCCGACCCCTTGCCATGGTCGAACGCATCACCGCGGAACAGGTCCGAGCGTGGCTCGACGAGCAGGTCGTCAGCGACGTCCAGGAGGACACCGAGGGCGACGCGGAGTACAACCTCCAGATCGAGCTGTCGTTGCTCCCGCTTCACATCATCAAGGAGGAGCCGACGGGTCCGCTGCGGATCGTCGGGCGGACCGCGTTCGACACCGAACGGACCGCGACGCTCGTCGAGGATCCCGAGGCGCGACGGGATCTCCTCACGCGCATCGGGCCAGTGTTGGCCGCGACGCCGGGCTTCTACACCTTCCTCGACGAGGAGGGGAACCGATGCGAGTTCGACTCCGTCCACACGATCCAGCTCGAACACCGGATCTATCCGGAGGGCGTCAGCCGACAGAGCCTGATGGAGGGGGTGCTTGCCGTCGCGACGGCGATGCGCTACGTACAGAACATGATGGCGGTGCTGTTGACCCAGTCCGACGAGGGGAGCGAGGCGAACGGATGACCGTCGTGGCCGTGAAGCACGGCTCCAGCGTGTGAGGACCGACTCCACGAGGGAGAAAAGAGAGTCAGGTCGGGCGTCAGTTCCCAATCCGAACGCGAGCCACCCGCCGTCGGGATGCAGAGCCTTCCCGGTCATGAAGTGGCCACCAGCGCAGGCCCTCTGCAGAGCGGCCAGAGCAGGGAGCGAGCCGGCGGAGCTCGCGTCGAACGCCGAGTCCGGTGCGCCATTGGGGACTCTCGAGGCCGCCGCAGACTGGTTATAGGGCGCTACTCCCCGGGTTGCTCGAAGGAGGGAAGCGCGCGTTCGATCGCCCGCTCGCGGGCGGCGAGCCGTCTTCGCTCGGCGAGCGCGCCCTGCAGCCGAGCGGCGACCGTCTCGCGGAGGTCGCTCGCCTCGCGGGCGTCGAGGTCGAACGCGCGCGAACCGCCACCGACGAGGCCGCTCGACCCGGCCGTGTCGATCAGGACGCTCGCCAGGCGCCAGCGGCGCTGGAACACCGTCCGGCTCTCGATGACGTTCTGGATGCGGTAGTAGGGAACCACCCGGGTGGTCCGGTTCCAGAACCCGCTGCGGGTGGCGACGTACCCCTCGCCGACGTGATAGCCCCGGGACTTCCACTTGTAGTGGGCGGCGACCGGCGCGAGCGGAACGCCGAGCAACACCACGTACCAGTACATCTCCATGCCCAGTGCGAGCGTCACCGCGTAGACGACGCCCGCGAGCACCCCGAGGGCGATCAGGTAGCGAAACGCGTAGCGCCTGCGAGCGCGTCTCGGCGGGCGGGTCATCTCGAGCCCCTCGAAGGGCTCGATCTCCCGGGCGATCCGCCAGGTCGTCTCCCGGTCGGCGATCGGGACCGCCGACTCGGAGCCGACGCCGCCGCCCTGTCCGGGGGCGTAGCCCGCGGTCTCGACTACCAGCGAGGAGTAGTCGAAGACGCGTTTGAGGAGGTTCTCGCGGAACGCGAGCAGCTGGACCTTATCGAGCGGGATCGAGCCGTCGTAGCGCTGGAGCAG comes from the Halalkalicoccus sp. CG83 genome and includes:
- a CDS encoding DUF7522 family protein — its product is MDDRIIDTELADELISVCRTVVGDELRSITYFDEERVEQLYRRSDLDRTADLVGFAEQERAGFRSQSAYRNTQLGEYQATVRMFERGFLTRVIEGEHGVWVTTDDISIDRFEELSTALKSVLGDVVDSIEAA
- a CDS encoding metal-dependent hydrolase, giving the protein MYKTGHIGAALLVYSPVGLLLLLMGLDELAVLGGVGMVVLATLPDCDHRLPLVSHRGPTHSLTFAVALGAALGALGFALGGYVVAVSAVAMGAFASLIGVLAVLSHLAADSITPMGIRPFWPFSRWHYSANVVPAKSPVANYLLLAVGIVSVTAALLLAVELV
- a CDS encoding HAD-IIA family hydrolase, which gives rise to MSGFSGVVLDVDGTLIRGSEPIPGAIEAVERLRSAGLAIAFVSNNPIRTREAYRDRLASHGFSLDAKELITAGTVTAEHLARERGDDALYVIGETGLREQLREAGLELTDDHDRADVLVASIDRGFDYDELTNALWALSDPGVRFVGTDPDRTIPTEDREVPGSGAIINAVSGVTGREPDAIMGKPAPTAVEALERTLGVDAAECLVVGDRLDTDIVMGERAGMTTALVRTGVTDERTLDATGITPDHVLESIAEIGRLL
- a CDS encoding aldo/keto reductase, which encodes MSRSFPEIGFGTYKLDDPEDCVENVTRALDVGYRHVDTAQVYDNEAYVGDAIAESDVPRDDVFLATKVGTENLAYEDVLGSVEESCEKLGVETLDLLYVHWPTNTYDPEETLEALDDLVENGTVEHVGLSNFRVDQLEEASEILRTPIFAHQVECHPLLAQEELRAYAEEAGHHLVAYSPIARGDVGDVPAINDVAGNHGATAAQVALAWLIRKGVHPIPKASGDHVAENYRALELADQLSEGEIEKIDAIDERERLIDPDDAPWNERPAAE